In a genomic window of Actinomadura rubteroloni:
- the argC gene encoding N-acetyl-gamma-glutamyl-phosphate reductase, protein MGIRAAVAGASGYAGGEILRVLAGHPDFEVGTVTAGSNAGTELGAHQPHLLSLADRVLAPTTPDALAGHDVVFLALPHGQSGPLAADLPADVLVVDCGADFRLGDAADWEKFYGSPHAGTWPYGLPELPGRRDVLRDARRIAVPGCYPTAVSLALFPAFAAGIVEPDVVVVAASGTSGAGRAAKPHLLGSEVMGSVSAYGVGGVHRHTPEMTQNLAAVAGRPVRVSFTPTLAPMSRGILATCVVPVRPGVTAAALRAVYADACDGEPFLHLLPEGRWPATAMTLGANTALLQVALDETAGRVVVVCAIDNLAKGTGGGAVQCANLALGLPETAGLTTIGVSP, encoded by the coding sequence GTGGGGATCCGGGCGGCGGTCGCGGGGGCCAGCGGGTACGCGGGCGGGGAGATCCTGCGCGTCCTTGCGGGCCATCCCGACTTCGAGGTCGGCACGGTCACGGCGGGCTCCAACGCCGGGACCGAACTCGGCGCGCACCAGCCGCACCTGCTCTCCCTCGCCGACCGGGTCCTGGCGCCGACGACGCCGGACGCGCTCGCCGGGCACGACGTCGTCTTCCTCGCGCTCCCGCACGGGCAGTCCGGGCCGCTGGCCGCCGACCTGCCCGCCGACGTCCTGGTCGTGGACTGCGGCGCCGACTTCCGCCTCGGCGACGCCGCCGACTGGGAGAAGTTCTACGGCAGCCCGCACGCCGGGACGTGGCCCTACGGCCTGCCCGAGCTGCCCGGACGGCGCGACGTCCTGCGCGACGCGCGCCGCATCGCCGTCCCCGGCTGCTACCCGACCGCCGTGAGCCTCGCGCTGTTCCCCGCGTTCGCCGCCGGGATCGTGGAGCCCGACGTCGTGGTCGTCGCCGCGTCCGGGACGTCCGGCGCCGGCCGGGCCGCCAAGCCGCACCTGCTCGGCAGCGAGGTCATGGGCTCGGTCTCGGCGTACGGCGTCGGCGGCGTCCACCGGCACACGCCCGAGATGACGCAGAACCTCGCCGCCGTCGCCGGCCGGCCCGTCCGGGTCTCCTTCACCCCGACGCTCGCCCCGATGAGCCGCGGCATCCTCGCGACCTGCGTCGTGCCCGTCCGGCCCGGCGTCACCGCCGCCGCGCTGCGCGCCGTCTACGCCGACGCCTGCGACGGCGAGCCGTTCCTGCACCTGCTGCCCGAGGGGCGGTGGCCCGCGACCGCGATGACGCTCGGCGCCAACACCGCCCTGCTCCAGGTCGCGCTGGACGAGACGGCCGGACGCGTCGTCGTCGTGTGCGCCATCGACAACCTCGCCAAGGGGACCGGGGGTGGCGCGGTGCAGTGCGCCAACCTCGCCCTGGGCCTCCCCGAAACCGCAGGACTCACCACGATCGGAGTGTCCCCGTGA
- the argJ gene encoding bifunctional glutamate N-acetyltransferase/amino-acid acetyltransferase ArgJ produces MSVTAPFGFRAAGVVAGLKDSGARDLALVVNYGPSRAAAGVFTRNRVKAAPVLWTEQVLKGGRVHAVVLNSGGANACTGTAGFQDTHATAEKAAELLGESAGEIAVCSTGLIGERLPMDRLLPGVGAAVAALSPNVGGLDAADAIRTTDTVAKIAHRQGTGGYRIGGMAKGAGMLAPSLATMLCVLTTDADLDAAALDRALRAATGATLDRLDADGCLSTNDTVLLLASGSTGITPDEAEFTALLTDLCLDLTRQLLVDAEGASKAIAIEVVGAGAVADAVAVGRAVARNNLLKCAIHGEDPNWGRVLSAVGTTDAVFEPDQLNVAINGIWVCRGGAVGDDRSKVDLRPRDVTITVDLAAGPHSATVWTTDLTADYVHENSAYST; encoded by the coding sequence GTGAGCGTCACCGCCCCTTTCGGGTTCCGAGCCGCCGGCGTCGTCGCCGGGCTGAAGGACAGCGGAGCCCGCGACCTCGCCCTCGTCGTCAACTACGGACCGTCCCGCGCCGCCGCCGGGGTCTTCACCCGCAACCGCGTCAAGGCGGCGCCGGTCCTGTGGACCGAGCAGGTGCTGAAGGGCGGACGCGTCCACGCCGTCGTGCTGAACTCCGGCGGCGCGAACGCCTGCACCGGCACGGCCGGCTTCCAGGACACCCACGCCACCGCGGAGAAGGCCGCCGAGCTGCTGGGGGAGTCGGCCGGGGAGATCGCGGTCTGCTCCACCGGGCTGATCGGCGAACGGCTCCCGATGGACCGGCTGCTGCCGGGCGTCGGCGCCGCCGTCGCCGCGCTGTCGCCCAACGTGGGCGGCCTGGACGCCGCCGACGCCATCCGCACCACCGACACCGTCGCCAAGATCGCGCACCGGCAGGGGACGGGCGGCTACCGGATCGGCGGCATGGCCAAGGGCGCGGGGATGCTCGCCCCGTCGCTGGCGACGATGCTCTGCGTCCTCACCACCGACGCCGACCTGGACGCCGCCGCCCTGGACCGGGCGCTGCGCGCGGCGACCGGCGCCACCCTGGACCGGCTGGACGCCGACGGCTGCCTGTCCACCAACGACACCGTCCTGCTGCTGGCGTCCGGATCGACGGGCATCACGCCCGACGAGGCCGAGTTCACCGCCCTGCTCACCGACCTGTGCCTGGACCTCACCCGGCAGCTCCTCGTGGACGCCGAGGGCGCGTCCAAGGCGATCGCGATCGAGGTCGTCGGCGCCGGCGCCGTCGCCGACGCCGTCGCCGTGGGCCGCGCGGTCGCCCGCAACAACCTCCTCAAGTGCGCGATCCACGGCGAGGACCCGAACTGGGGACGGGTCCTGTCCGCCGTCGGCACGACCGACGCGGTGTTCGAGCCCGACCAGCTCAACGTCGCGATCAACGGCATCTGGGTCTGCCGGGGCGGCGCCGTCGGCGACGACCGCTCCAAGGTGGACCTGCGCCCCCGCGACGTGACGATCACGGTGGACCTGGCCGCCGGGCCGCACAGCGCGACCGTCTGGACGACCGACCTCACGGCCGACTACGTCCACGAGAACTCGGCGTACTCGACATGA
- the argB gene encoding acetylglutamate kinase, translating into MRSNRAGVLSKAETLIKALPWLERFHGTTVVIKYGGHAMNDEELRHSFAEDIVFLRYAGLKPVIVHGGGPQINAALAAAGIESTFTAGLRVTTPEAMEVVRMVLVGQVGRDVVGLINRHGAFAVGMSGEDANLFTAERKQAIVDGEPVDIGQVGEIVEVQVGAVRALLDDGRVPVVSSVARGDDGEVYNVNADTAAAALAVALDAAKLVVLTDVEGLYADWPDSDDVIDNLTTDELAVLLPGLTSGMVPKMEACLHAVRGGVPQAHVLDGRVPHSLLLEIFTDEGVGTMVLPSPSGPPGPKEDS; encoded by the coding sequence ATGCGCAGCAACCGGGCCGGGGTCCTGTCCAAGGCCGAGACGCTGATCAAGGCGCTGCCGTGGCTGGAGCGGTTCCACGGCACGACCGTCGTGATCAAGTACGGCGGGCACGCCATGAACGACGAGGAGCTGCGGCACTCGTTCGCCGAGGACATCGTGTTCCTGCGGTACGCGGGGCTGAAGCCGGTGATCGTCCACGGCGGCGGGCCGCAGATCAACGCGGCGCTGGCCGCCGCCGGGATCGAGTCCACCTTCACCGCCGGGCTGCGGGTGACGACGCCCGAGGCGATGGAGGTCGTCCGGATGGTCCTGGTCGGCCAGGTCGGCCGGGACGTCGTCGGGCTGATCAACCGGCACGGCGCGTTCGCCGTCGGCATGTCCGGCGAGGACGCCAACCTGTTCACCGCCGAGCGCAAGCAGGCGATCGTGGACGGCGAGCCGGTCGACATCGGCCAGGTCGGCGAGATCGTCGAGGTGCAGGTCGGCGCGGTGCGGGCGCTGCTGGACGACGGGCGCGTCCCGGTCGTGTCCAGCGTCGCGCGCGGCGACGACGGCGAGGTCTACAACGTCAACGCCGACACCGCCGCCGCCGCGCTCGCCGTCGCGCTGGACGCCGCCAAGCTCGTCGTCCTCACCGACGTCGAGGGCCTGTACGCCGACTGGCCCGACAGCGACGACGTCATCGACAACCTGACCACCGACGAGCTGGCCGTGCTGCTGCCCGGCCTGACGTCGGGGATGGTCCCGAAGATGGAGGCGTGCCTGCACGCCGTCCGGGGCGGGGTGCCGCAGGCGCACGTGCTGGACGGGCGCGTCCCGCACTCCCTGCTGCTGGAGATCTTCACCGACGAGGGCGTCGGGACCATGGTCCTGCCCAGCCCGTCCGGCCCGCCCGGCCCGAAGGAGGACTCGTGA
- a CDS encoding acetylornithine transaminase, producing the protein MTNADLRSRFADVFMPNYGVPPVALVRGEGARVWDADGTEYLDLIGGIAVSSLGHGHPVLAAAVAEQAARLAHTSNLFVNEPSVRLAERLVALAGGDARVFLANSGTEANEAALKIAIKYGKANGRPYVVATENGFHGRTLGALSLTGKRSIRDPFGPFALDVRFVPYGDADALRAAVTDQCAAVFLEPTQGEAGVVPPPAGYFTAAREICDATGALLVADEIQSAIGRTGAWFAWQHENTRPDVLTLAKGLGGGLPVGACLAFGAHATTFAKGDHGSTFGGNPVAAAAALAVLDTIERDGLLAHAAAVGDTLAAGIAAVDHPLLAGVRGRGLWRALVLTGPAAPAVEAAARDAGFLVNAVQADAVRLAPPLILTDAQARSFTAALPAVLDAAQKAS; encoded by the coding sequence GTGACCAACGCCGATCTCCGGAGCCGGTTCGCCGACGTGTTCATGCCGAACTACGGCGTTCCGCCCGTCGCGCTGGTGCGCGGCGAGGGCGCCCGCGTCTGGGACGCCGACGGCACCGAGTACCTCGACCTCATCGGCGGCATCGCGGTGTCGTCGCTCGGGCACGGTCACCCGGTGCTGGCCGCCGCCGTCGCCGAGCAGGCCGCACGGCTCGCCCACACCTCGAACCTGTTCGTCAACGAGCCGTCGGTGCGGCTCGCCGAGCGGCTGGTCGCGCTGGCCGGCGGGGACGCGCGGGTGTTCCTCGCCAACAGTGGCACCGAGGCCAACGAGGCCGCGCTCAAGATCGCGATCAAGTACGGCAAGGCGAACGGGCGGCCGTACGTCGTCGCGACCGAGAACGGCTTCCATGGGCGGACGCTAGGCGCGCTGTCGCTGACCGGCAAGCGCTCGATCCGCGACCCGTTCGGGCCGTTCGCGCTGGACGTCCGGTTCGTCCCGTACGGGGACGCCGACGCCCTGCGCGCCGCCGTCACCGACCAGTGCGCCGCCGTCTTCCTGGAGCCCACGCAGGGCGAGGCGGGCGTCGTCCCGCCCCCGGCGGGCTACTTCACCGCCGCCCGGGAGATCTGCGACGCGACCGGCGCGCTGCTGGTCGCCGACGAGATCCAGTCCGCGATCGGCCGCACCGGCGCCTGGTTCGCCTGGCAGCACGAAAACACCCGGCCGGACGTGCTGACGCTGGCCAAGGGGCTCGGCGGCGGGCTGCCCGTCGGGGCGTGCCTGGCGTTCGGCGCGCACGCCACGACGTTCGCCAAGGGCGACCACGGCAGCACCTTCGGCGGCAACCCGGTCGCCGCCGCCGCGGCCCTCGCCGTCCTGGACACCATCGAGCGCGACGGGCTCCTCGCGCACGCGGCGGCGGTCGGCGACACCCTCGCCGCCGGGATCGCGGCCGTGGACCACCCGCTGCTCGCGGGCGTCCGGGGCCGGGGCCTGTGGCGGGCGCTGGTCCTCACCGGGCCCGCCGCGCCCGCCGTCGAGGCCGCCGCCCGCGACGCCGGATTCCTCGTCAACGCCGTCCAGGCCGACGCGGTCCGGCTCGCCCCTCCGCTGATCCTCACCGACGCGCAGGCCCGGTCCTTCACGGCGGCCCTCCCCGCCGTCCTGGACGCCGCGCAGAAAGCGAGCTGA
- the argF gene encoding ornithine carbamoyltransferase, which yields MSPKVRHFLRDDDLTPAEQADVLDLAAALKKDRFARRPLDGPRSVAVLFDKPSTRTRVSFAVGIAELGGHALIMDAGSSQLGRGEPISDTARVLERQVSAIVWRTAGQERIEEMAAGTTVPVVNALTDEFHPCQILADLQTVREEFGDLAGRTLAYFGDGANNMAHSYLLGCATAGMNVRIAAPEDLPPDPAVVDRAIAIAAGTGGSVTVTADAEQAAAGADVLATDTWVSMGQEGKDTSRYEPYAVDEALLASAAPGAVVLHCLPAYRGKEIAATVLDGPRSRVWNEAENRLHAQKALLTWLLERST from the coding sequence ATGTCCCCGAAGGTCCGCCACTTCCTCCGCGACGACGACCTCACCCCCGCCGAGCAGGCCGACGTCCTCGACCTCGCCGCCGCGCTGAAGAAAGACCGGTTCGCCCGCCGTCCGCTGGACGGCCCCCGGTCCGTCGCCGTGCTGTTCGACAAGCCGTCCACCCGCACCCGCGTGTCCTTCGCCGTCGGGATCGCCGAGCTGGGCGGGCACGCGCTGATCATGGACGCCGGGTCCAGCCAGCTCGGCCGGGGCGAACCGATCTCCGACACCGCGCGGGTCCTGGAGCGCCAGGTCAGCGCGATCGTCTGGCGGACGGCCGGGCAGGAGCGCATCGAGGAGATGGCCGCCGGGACGACCGTGCCCGTCGTCAACGCCCTCACCGACGAGTTCCACCCGTGCCAGATCCTCGCCGACCTCCAGACCGTCCGCGAGGAGTTCGGCGACCTCGCCGGGCGCACCCTCGCCTACTTCGGCGACGGCGCCAACAACATGGCGCACTCCTACCTGCTCGGCTGCGCGACCGCCGGGATGAACGTCCGGATCGCCGCGCCCGAGGACCTGCCGCCCGACCCCGCCGTCGTGGACCGCGCCATCGCCATCGCCGCCGGGACCGGCGGATCGGTGACCGTCACGGCCGACGCCGAGCAGGCCGCAGCCGGGGCCGACGTCCTCGCGACGGATACATGGGTGTCGATGGGTCAGGAAGGCAAGGACACGAGCCGGTACGAGCCGTACGCTGTGGACGAGGCACTGCTCGCGTCCGCCGCGCCCGGCGCGGTGGTCCTGCACTGCCTGCCCGCCTACCGCGGCAAGGAGATCGCCGCGACCGTCCTGGACGGCCCCCGCAGCCGTGTCTGGAACGAGGCGGAGAACCGGCTGCACGCCCAGAAGGCGCTGCTGACCTGGCTCCTGGAGAGATCGACATGA
- a CDS encoding arginine repressor, producing the protein MTTPMTKAARHAKVIELLGRHPVHSQPELARLLGDAGLEVTQATLSRDLVEIGAVRLRADDGSLVYAVPGEGGDRIRRARTGSTESFTGRLTRLAAELLVSAEASANLVIVRTPAGAAQYLASAIDHAEWPSILGTVAGDDSILVIARDPDGGADLANALLRLAAGRERRS; encoded by the coding sequence ATGACCACGCCGATGACCAAGGCCGCCCGGCACGCCAAGGTGATCGAACTGCTCGGCCGCCATCCGGTCCACTCGCAGCCCGAGCTGGCCCGGCTCCTCGGCGACGCCGGGCTGGAGGTCACCCAGGCGACCCTGTCGCGCGACCTGGTCGAGATCGGCGCCGTCCGGCTGCGGGCCGACGACGGCAGTCTCGTCTACGCCGTCCCGGGCGAGGGCGGCGACCGCATCCGCCGCGCCCGCACCGGCTCCACCGAGTCGTTCACCGGCCGGCTCACCCGGCTCGCCGCCGAACTGCTGGTGTCGGCCGAGGCGTCGGCGAACCTCGTGATCGTCCGGACGCCGGCCGGTGCCGCGCAGTACCTCGCGTCGGCCATCGACCACGCCGAATGGCCGTCGATCCTCGGCACCGTCGCCGGCGACGACTCGATCCTCGTCATCGCCCGCGACCCCGACGGCGGCGCGGACCTGGCGAACGCGCTGCTGCGGCTCGCGGCCGGACGCGAACGACGAAGTTAG
- a CDS encoding argininosuccinate synthase: MSERVVLAYSGGLDTSVAIPFLAEQTGGEVVAVAVDLGQGGEDLETIRKRALACGAVEAVVIDAREEFAADFCFPALRANALYMDRYPLVSALSRPLIVKHLVAAAKTFGGTVVSHGCTGKGNDQVRFEAGLSALHPELKVIAPARDYAWTRDKAIAFAEDKGLPIDVSAKSPYSIDQNLWGRAVETGFLEDIWNGPVEDLYSYTADPAEPREADEVVITFKGGVPTALDGRALTPFQIVDELNRRAGAQGVGRIDMVEDRLVGIKSREVYEAPAAIALITAHMELESVTVERDLARFKRSVDQRWGELVYDGLWFSPLKDALDAFIADAQRHVSGDVRLTLHAGRAVVTGRRSDASLYSYDLATYDTGDTFDQSLAKGFVELWSLPTKIASMRDRGQG; this comes from the coding sequence ATGAGCGAGCGCGTCGTTCTCGCGTACTCCGGCGGCCTGGACACCTCGGTCGCCATCCCGTTCCTCGCCGAGCAGACCGGGGGCGAGGTCGTCGCGGTCGCGGTCGACCTCGGCCAGGGCGGCGAGGACCTGGAGACCATCCGCAAGCGGGCGCTGGCCTGCGGCGCCGTCGAGGCCGTCGTCATCGACGCCCGCGAGGAGTTCGCCGCGGACTTCTGCTTCCCGGCCCTGCGCGCCAACGCCCTCTACATGGACCGCTACCCGCTCGTGTCGGCGCTGTCGCGGCCCCTGATCGTCAAGCACCTCGTCGCGGCGGCCAAGACGTTCGGCGGGACGGTCGTCTCGCACGGCTGCACCGGCAAGGGCAACGACCAGGTCCGCTTCGAGGCCGGGCTGTCGGCCCTGCACCCCGAGCTGAAGGTCATCGCGCCCGCCCGCGACTACGCCTGGACGCGCGACAAGGCCATCGCGTTCGCCGAGGACAAGGGCCTGCCGATCGACGTGTCGGCCAAGTCGCCCTACTCCATCGACCAGAACCTGTGGGGACGCGCGGTCGAGACCGGCTTCCTGGAGGACATCTGGAACGGGCCGGTCGAGGACCTGTACTCCTACACCGCCGACCCGGCCGAGCCCCGCGAGGCCGACGAGGTCGTCATCACGTTCAAGGGCGGCGTCCCGACCGCGCTGGACGGCCGCGCCCTCACCCCGTTCCAGATCGTGGACGAGCTGAACCGCCGTGCGGGCGCCCAGGGCGTCGGCCGCATCGACATGGTCGAGGACCGGCTCGTCGGCATCAAGAGCCGCGAGGTGTACGAGGCGCCCGCCGCGATCGCGCTGATCACCGCGCACATGGAGCTGGAGAGCGTCACCGTCGAGCGCGACCTCGCCCGCTTCAAGCGGTCGGTGGACCAGCGCTGGGGCGAGCTGGTCTACGACGGCCTCTGGTTCTCGCCGCTGAAGGACGCGCTGGACGCGTTCATCGCCGACGCGCAGCGGCACGTGTCCGGGGACGTCCGCCTCACCCTGCACGCGGGCCGGGCCGTGGTGACCGGACGCCGCAGCGACGCGTCCCTCTACAGCTACGACCTCGCCACCTACGACACCGGCGACACCTTCGACCAGAGCCTCGCCAAGGGCTTCGTCGAACTGTGGAGCCTGCCCACCAAGATCGCCTCGATGCGGGACCGGGGCCAGGGCTGA
- the argH gene encoding argininosuccinate lyase, with protein MTKAPTRLWGGRFEGGPSDALARLSVSVQFDWRLAPYDLLGSRAHARVLNRAGLLTDDELARMLGALDDLEAACRAGEFRPTVADEDVHTALERGLLERLGHLGGKLRAGRSRNDQVATDLRLYLRDHARQIVSRLVELETALIAQAEHNLGVAAPGMTHLQHAQPVLFSHQLLAHVQPITRDIDRLRDWDRRASVSPLGSGALAGSSLPLDPQATAAELGFDAAAPNSMDAVSDRDFVAEFLFAAALIGVHLSRLGEEIVLWASQEFRWIEMDDTYATGSSIMPQKKNPDVAELARGKAGRLIGHLVGLLTTLKGLPLTYNRDLQEDKEGAFDAVETLLLVLPAMSGLIATMRVNTERLEALAPEGFALATDLAELLVRRGVAFRDAHEVVGHLVVWCQVNDKDFGDLTDDELAKVSPHLTPDVREVLNVAGALASRKAYGGTAPDRVREQLATLRGQVDEHAAWATGSDDGR; from the coding sequence GTGACCAAGGCACCGACGCGACTGTGGGGCGGCCGTTTCGAGGGCGGCCCGTCGGACGCGCTCGCGCGGCTCTCGGTGAGCGTCCAGTTCGACTGGCGGCTCGCCCCCTACGACCTGCTGGGCTCGCGCGCGCACGCCCGCGTGCTCAACCGGGCGGGGCTGCTCACCGACGACGAGCTGGCCCGCATGCTCGGCGCCCTGGACGACCTGGAGGCCGCCTGCCGCGCGGGCGAGTTCCGTCCCACCGTCGCCGACGAGGACGTCCACACCGCGCTGGAGCGGGGCCTGCTGGAGCGTCTCGGCCACCTCGGCGGCAAGCTCCGCGCCGGCCGCAGCCGCAACGACCAGGTCGCCACCGACCTGCGCCTCTACCTGCGCGACCACGCCCGCCAGATCGTGTCGCGCCTGGTCGAGCTGGAGACCGCGCTGATCGCGCAGGCCGAGCACAACCTCGGCGTCGCCGCGCCCGGCATGACGCACCTCCAGCACGCGCAGCCGGTGCTGTTCTCCCACCAGCTCCTCGCGCACGTCCAGCCGATCACCCGCGACATCGACCGGCTGCGCGACTGGGACCGCCGCGCGTCGGTGTCCCCGCTCGGCTCCGGCGCGCTCGCCGGGTCGTCGCTGCCGCTGGACCCGCAGGCCACCGCCGCCGAACTCGGCTTCGACGCCGCCGCGCCGAACTCGATGGACGCGGTGTCGGACCGGGACTTCGTCGCCGAGTTCCTGTTCGCCGCCGCGCTGATCGGCGTGCACCTGTCGCGGCTGGGCGAGGAGATCGTCCTGTGGGCCTCGCAGGAGTTCCGCTGGATCGAGATGGACGACACCTACGCCACCGGGTCGTCGATCATGCCGCAGAAGAAGAACCCCGACGTCGCCGAACTGGCGCGCGGCAAGGCGGGTCGGCTCATCGGGCATCTCGTCGGGCTGCTCACGACGCTCAAGGGCCTGCCGCTCACCTACAACCGCGACCTCCAGGAGGACAAGGAGGGCGCGTTCGACGCCGTCGAGACGCTGCTGCTCGTCCTGCCCGCGATGTCCGGGCTGATCGCGACGATGCGCGTCAACACCGAGCGGTTGGAGGCGCTGGCGCCCGAGGGGTTCGCGCTCGCCACCGACCTCGCCGAGCTGCTGGTCCGGCGCGGGGTGGCGTTCCGGGACGCGCACGAGGTCGTCGGCCACCTCGTCGTGTGGTGCCAGGTCAACGACAAGGACTTCGGCGACCTCACCGACGACGAGCTGGCCAAGGTGTCGCCGCATTTGACGCCGGACGTCCGGGAGGTCCTGAACGTGGCGGGCGCGCTGGCGTCCCGCAAGGCGTACGGGGGCACCGCGCCCGACCGCGTCCGCGAGCAGCTCGCGACGCTGCGCGGCCAGGTGGACGAGCACGCCGCCTGGGCCACCGGTTCCGACGATGGGCGATGA
- a CDS encoding DNA-3-methyladenine glycosylase, protein MTDAPLPRAFFDRPVELVAPDLLGRVLTHDTPSGTVAVRVTETEAYAGPLDPASHAYRGRTPRVEVMFGPPGHAYVYFTYGMHFCVNLVCGPPGTASAVLLRAGEVVAGAETAAARRLRSSARDLARGPARLCQALGIVREHNGLDVCSGGPLRISSGDSAPASVLSGPRVGVSSAKDVPWRYWIEDDPFVSPYRAHVPRRRRPGAAGKSVP, encoded by the coding sequence ATGACGGACGCGCCGCTGCCGCGTGCGTTCTTCGACCGTCCGGTGGAATTGGTCGCGCCTGATCTTTTGGGGCGTGTCCTCACGCACGACACGCCGTCCGGGACGGTCGCCGTCCGCGTCACCGAGACCGAGGCGTACGCGGGGCCGCTGGACCCCGCGTCGCACGCCTACCGGGGGCGGACGCCGCGCGTCGAGGTGATGTTCGGGCCGCCGGGACACGCCTACGTGTACTTCACGTACGGGATGCACTTCTGCGTGAACCTGGTGTGCGGGCCTCCCGGGACGGCGTCGGCCGTGCTTTTGCGCGCGGGCGAGGTGGTGGCGGGGGCGGAGACGGCTGCGGCGCGGCGGCTGCGGTCGTCCGCGCGTGACCTGGCGCGCGGGCCGGCGCGGTTGTGCCAGGCGCTCGGGATCGTCCGGGAGCACAACGGGCTGGACGTGTGCTCGGGTGGGCCGTTGCGGATCTCGTCCGGCGATTCGGCGCCCGCGTCGGTGCTGAGCGGGCCTCGGGTCGGGGTGTCGAGCGCCAAGGACGTGCCGTGGCGGTACTGGATCGAGGACGACCCGTTCGTCTCGCCGTACCGCGCGCACGTCCCGCGCCGCCGCCGTCCGGGCGCGGCGGGAAAGTCGGTACCGTGA
- the tyrS gene encoding tyrosine--tRNA ligase translates to MTDILDDLAWRDLIAQSTDPSELRALLAAGPVTLYCGFDPTAPSLHVGNLLQILTLRRFQLAGHRPIGLVGGATGLIGDPSGKSAERVLNSTETVAGWVERIRDQVSKFLDFEGAHAARMVSNLDWTGPMSVIEFLRDIGKHFPVNRMLARETVKARLDTTGISYTEFSYVLLQSMDFLELYRRYGCLLQTGGSDQWGNLTAGVDLIRRAEGGVAHALTTPLLTKADGTKFGKTAGGETYWLDPDLTSPYAFYQFWINADDRDVEKFLKVFSFRSCEEIEALLKEGADRPALRLPQRALADEMTTLVHGADETSRVTAASRALFGQGSLTDLDERTLRSALAEVPRTEVTPDALPSVADLLAASGLCKSKSEARRAIAQGGAYVNNAKVESEDAVPSTSDLLHGRYLVLRRGKRNIGGVEVTGA, encoded by the coding sequence GTGACCGACATCCTCGACGATCTCGCGTGGCGCGATCTGATCGCGCAGTCCACCGATCCGAGTGAACTGCGGGCGCTGCTCGCCGCGGGGCCGGTCACGCTCTATTGCGGATTCGACCCGACGGCGCCGTCGCTGCACGTGGGGAATCTGCTGCAGATCCTGACGCTGCGGCGGTTCCAGCTCGCCGGGCACCGTCCTATCGGGCTCGTCGGCGGCGCGACCGGGCTGATCGGTGACCCGAGCGGCAAGAGCGCCGAGCGCGTCCTGAACTCGACGGAGACCGTCGCCGGCTGGGTGGAGCGCATCCGCGACCAGGTGTCGAAGTTCCTGGACTTCGAGGGGGCGCACGCCGCCCGGATGGTCAGCAACCTCGACTGGACCGGCCCGATGTCGGTGATCGAGTTCCTGCGCGACATCGGCAAGCACTTCCCGGTGAACCGGATGCTCGCGCGCGAGACCGTCAAGGCCCGGCTGGACACGACCGGCATCAGCTACACCGAGTTCAGCTACGTCCTGCTCCAGTCGATGGACTTCCTGGAGCTGTACCGCCGGTACGGCTGCCTGCTCCAGACCGGCGGCAGCGACCAGTGGGGCAACCTGACGGCGGGCGTGGACCTGATCCGCCGCGCCGAGGGCGGTGTGGCCCATGCGCTGACGACGCCGCTGCTCACCAAGGCGGACGGCACCAAGTTCGGCAAGACGGCCGGCGGCGAGACGTACTGGCTCGACCCCGACCTGACGTCGCCGTACGCGTTCTACCAGTTCTGGATCAACGCCGACGACCGGGACGTCGAGAAGTTCCTCAAGGTCTTCTCGTTCCGCTCCTGCGAGGAGATCGAGGCGCTGCTGAAGGAGGGCGCGGACCGTCCCGCGCTCCGCCTGCCGCAGCGCGCTCTGGCGGACGAGATGACGACGCTCGTCCACGGCGCCGACGAAACGTCCCGCGTGACGGCCGCGTCCCGCGCCCTCTTCGGCCAGGGCTCGCTGACCGACCTGGACGAACGCACGTTGCGCTCCGCCCTGGCCGAAGTCCCGCGCACCGAGGTCACCCCCGACGCCCTACCGTCGGTAGCCGACCTGCTGGCGGCGTCCGGCCTCTGCAAGAGCAAATCCGAAGCACGCCGCGCGATCGCCCAGGGCGGCGCGTACGTGAACAACGCAAAGGTCGAGTCCGAAGACGCCGTACCGTCGACATCCGACCTCCTCCACGGCCGCTACCTGGTGCTGCGCCGAGGCAAGCGCAACATCGGCGGCGTAGAGGTCACCGGAGCCTGA